In Candidatus Epulonipiscium viviparus, one DNA window encodes the following:
- a CDS encoding cation:proton antiporter: protein MLTSVAYIFLFGLLGSVASKFLKIPSLVGMLFAGILIGPYALNLLDPSMLSISADLRTFALIIILIKAGLSLKISDIKQVGRPALFMSFVPATFEIISYVIFATLILDLSLLEGALLGAVLAAVSPAVVVPRMTALIEEGYGDRTKIPQLITASSSCDDIFVIVLFSSFLGALETGAALSFTSLIDVPISIVLGIVVGATFGFILALIFKKFSIRNTIKIIVIISCSFLLLQIENTFENVVQISGLIGVMSLSIVLKNRLKDETALNLSKMVSKLWVAFELLLFVLVGATVNIEYTIQAGFGALILIAIGLVFRSCGVFVALLGTKLTKKEKLYCAASYIPKATVQAAIGGVALAAGLSCGEVVLSVSVIAIIITAPLGAILIDKLKNWIA from the coding sequence ATGTTAACCTCCGTTGCTTATATTTTTTTATTTGGATTACTAGGCTCCGTCGCATCAAAATTTTTGAAGATTCCTTCACTTGTTGGAATGTTGTTTGCTGGCATTTTGATCGGCCCCTACGCATTAAATTTGCTAGACCCCTCGATGCTCTCAATTTCTGCCGACCTCAGAACTTTTGCTCTAATTATCATCTTAATCAAAGCCGGGCTATCTCTCAAAATTTCCGATATCAAACAAGTGGGGCGACCAGCTTTATTTATGTCGTTTGTCCCTGCCACATTTGAAATTATATCATATGTCATCTTTGCAACACTCATTTTGGACCTCAGTTTGTTAGAAGGAGCGCTTCTCGGTGCGGTACTTGCTGCAGTTTCTCCTGCAGTTGTTGTTCCGCGAATGACTGCACTAATCGAAGAAGGATACGGCGATCGCACCAAAATTCCTCAGCTCATTACAGCCAGCTCGTCTTGCGATGATATTTTTGTAATCGTTTTATTCTCATCTTTTTTGGGTGCACTAGAAACTGGTGCCGCTCTCAGCTTTACATCATTGATCGACGTACCCATTTCTATTGTATTGGGCATAGTTGTTGGAGCAACATTCGGGTTCATCCTAGCGTTAATCTTCAAAAAATTTAGCATTCGCAACACAATCAAAATTATCGTCATCATCAGCTGCTCCTTCTTACTCCTCCAAATCGAAAATACTTTCGAGAATGTTGTACAAATTTCTGGATTAATCGGTGTCATGAGCCTCAGCATTGTTCTCAAAAATCGCCTCAAAGACGAGACCGCTCTCAATCTCAGTAAAATGGTTTCCAAGCTATGGGTTGCCTTTGAGCTCTTGCTTTTCGTATTGGTTGGCGCAACAGTCAACATAGAATATACCATCCAAGCGGGTTTTGGTGCTCTAATTTTAATCGCTATCGGCTTAGTCTTTCGCAGCTGCGGCGTATTCGTTGCACTTCTGGGCACCAAATTAACCAAAAAAGAGAAGCTCTATTGTGCAGCAAGCTACATTCCAAAAGCAACAGTTCAGGCGGCCATCGGGGGCGTTGCCTTAGCGGCGGGGCTTAGTTGCGGAGAAGTGGTCCTATCGGTTAGTGTCATCGCGATCATAATTACGGCTCCGCTCGGTGCCATCCTAATCGACAAACTCAAAAACTGGATAGCATAA
- a CDS encoding C-GCAxxG-C-C family (seleno)protein, translated as MTNQTIKLSQVYEAANYYYSTSDFYCAEAIIKTIRDTFEIDISDQIITLATGSSKGISHAGCTCIAISGIVMALGMVFDRTDTIDADVSYTLDLAQKLHDRFCSQHPLPCHHISIRDLDPNLNTHTQQCIHFTCEIACEITRIICRDKNISIIDNINADYFI; from the coding sequence ATGACAAATCAAACTATCAAACTTTCACAAGTTTATGAAGCTGCTAACTACTATTATTCTACTTCTGATTTTTATTGTGCTGAAGCCATCATCAAAACCATCCGAGATACGTTCGAAATCGACATATCAGACCAAATTATTACACTGGCAACGGGGTCTTCTAAAGGTATTAGCCATGCCGGATGCACATGTATTGCAATATCTGGTATAGTTATGGCTCTCGGAATGGTCTTTGACCGCACCGACACAATAGATGCTGATGTTTCTTATACACTAGACTTAGCTCAAAAATTACATGATCGCTTCTGTTCACAACACCCACTTCCTTGCCATCATATATCAATACGCGATCTAGATCCTAATCTCAACACTCATACTCAACAATGCATTCACTTTACCTGCGAGATAGCCTGTGAAATTACACGGATTATTTGCCGTGATAAAAATATTTCTATCATCGATAACATCAATGCAGATTATTTTATCTAA
- a CDS encoding MFS transporter, with translation MEKLKKPLMIYVTIVALSALALGFSDQIFSNYYKDAYNATAEMRGFIEFPRELPGVLCIVLIAALSFIGDIRMAIVAHILSFIGIIALAFLTPDFNVMLIFLFINSVGMHMFFPLVDGIGMSLIDDSNVGKKMGQFKGVNTAFVFLASLTVFLGFRYDIFSFTTPIKLIFLLSGILCFIIILLFVALNKMVHTPVKKRELKIKFKKEYKYYYTLAIMNGVQKQIVIVYGPWVLIEILGQQTDSVALIGMFGALIGIFFIPLLGKWIDKYGVRKMLFLDALSFIAIYLIYGLLSGGFVSGTIPQTGFFIGLAIAILVLDKVSMQMAIIRTVYLKSIALDSADITPTISLGISMDHIVTIICAAASGIIWEQYGPQYIFYLAAAFSFINLYVAFKVRDNIADTESLSA, from the coding sequence ATGGAAAAGTTAAAGAAACCACTTATGATTTATGTCACTATCGTTGCGTTAAGCGCATTAGCACTTGGGTTCAGTGACCAAATATTTTCTAACTACTACAAAGATGCCTATAACGCCACCGCCGAGATGCGAGGATTTATCGAATTTCCGCGGGAGCTTCCTGGTGTATTGTGCATCGTACTTATTGCTGCATTGTCCTTTATAGGAGATATCCGAATGGCCATCGTTGCCCATATCCTAAGCTTTATAGGCATTATAGCTCTGGCATTCCTTACCCCCGACTTTAACGTTATGCTTATCTTTTTATTTATCAACTCTGTCGGAATGCACATGTTTTTTCCATTGGTTGATGGCATCGGTATGAGCCTAATTGATGATAGCAATGTGGGAAAAAAAATGGGGCAGTTTAAAGGTGTCAACACCGCTTTTGTATTTTTGGCCAGCCTAACTGTATTTTTGGGCTTTCGATACGACATCTTTTCGTTCACCACTCCTATCAAATTAATTTTTCTTCTTAGCGGAATATTGTGTTTTATAATTATTCTTTTATTTGTCGCTCTAAACAAAATGGTACATACTCCAGTTAAAAAACGTGAATTAAAAATTAAATTTAAGAAAGAATATAAGTATTACTATACACTTGCTATTATGAATGGTGTACAAAAGCAAATCGTAATTGTATACGGTCCCTGGGTTCTTATCGAAATTCTGGGTCAGCAAACCGATTCTGTAGCCTTAATCGGAATGTTTGGCGCCTTAATTGGCATTTTCTTTATCCCTCTTCTTGGCAAATGGATCGATAAATATGGTGTTCGCAAAATGCTCTTCTTGGACGCACTCTCTTTTATTGCAATATATTTAATATACGGTTTACTCAGCGGTGGTTTTGTCTCCGGTACCATTCCACAAACAGGATTTTTTATTGGTCTCGCCATCGCTATTCTAGTTTTAGATAAAGTTTCCATGCAAATGGCCATCATCCGCACCGTTTATCTCAAGAGTATCGCTCTCGACAGTGCCGATATCACTCCCACAATTTCTCTCGGTATTAGCATGGACCATATCGTAACTATCATTTGCGCTGCCGCAAGCGGTATTATCTGGGAACAATACGGCCCTCAATATATCTTCTATCTTGCTGCAGCCTTCTCATTCATTAATCTCTATGTCGCGTTCAAAGTACGAGACAATATCGCCGATACAGAGTCGCTAAGTGCATAG